Proteins from one Faecalibacterium sp. I3-3-33 genomic window:
- a CDS encoding DUF3842 family protein, with amino-acid sequence MNVLVIDGQGGGLGRQLVAALSAQCPDIRLVAVGTNSVAAQAMHKAGAQRAATGENAVVVNCRNADIIVGPIGIVIADALLGEITPAMATAVCQSSATRVLIPVNHCENYIVGVPDQPIGSLVAAAVQKVKALCAGEGC; translated from the coding sequence ATGAACGTGCTTGTCATTGACGGGCAGGGCGGGGGACTGGGGCGCCAGCTGGTGGCCGCCCTCAGTGCCCAGTGCCCGGACATCCGGCTGGTGGCCGTGGGCACCAACAGTGTCGCCGCGCAGGCCATGCACAAGGCCGGTGCGCAGCGCGCCGCTACCGGCGAGAACGCTGTGGTGGTGAACTGCCGCAATGCGGATATCATCGTGGGGCCCATCGGCATCGTTATTGCAGACGCGCTGCTGGGGGAGATCACGCCCGCCATGGCCACGGCAGTGTGCCAGAGCAGCGCCACCCGGGTGCTGATCCCGGTGAACCACTGCGAAAACTATATCGTCGGCGTGCCCGACCAGCCCATCGGCAGCCTTGTAGCTGCCGCCGTGCAGAAGGTGAAAGCCCTCTGCGCCGGGGAAGGTTGCTGA
- a CDS encoding hydrolase, protein MSGGDRAEFLEVWQQHVTRPGSEKLLDWLDKKTDFFTAPASTRFHGACEGGLCMHSLNVYHALHDSFFTEGESEESYAICALLHDLCKANYYKLGTRNVKNEATGQWEKAPFYSVDDLFPYGHGEKSVFLIERFMKLKVEEAVAIRWHMGGFDDAARGGCFAISEAYDKYPLAVKLHIADLQATYLMEHRTSNMR, encoded by the coding sequence GTGAGCGGGGGCGACCGCGCAGAGTTTCTGGAGGTCTGGCAGCAGCACGTCACCCGCCCGGGCAGTGAAAAGCTGCTGGACTGGCTGGACAAAAAGACGGATTTTTTCACCGCACCGGCGTCCACCCGTTTTCACGGAGCCTGTGAGGGCGGGCTGTGTATGCACAGTCTGAACGTCTACCACGCGCTGCACGACAGCTTTTTCACCGAGGGCGAAAGCGAGGAAAGCTACGCTATCTGTGCCCTGCTGCACGATCTGTGCAAGGCTAACTACTACAAGCTGGGCACCCGCAACGTGAAGAACGAAGCCACCGGGCAGTGGGAGAAAGCGCCCTTTTACAGTGTGGACGACCTGTTTCCCTACGGTCACGGCGAAAAGAGCGTGTTCCTCATCGAGCGGTTCATGAAGCTGAAGGTGGAGGAAGCGGTTGCCATCCGCTGGCACATGGGCGGCTTTGACGATGCGGCCCGAGGCGGCTGTTTTGCCATTTCGGAAGCCTACGACAAGTACCCGCTGGCGGTCAAACTGCACATCGCAGACCTGCAGGCTACCTATCTGATGGAGCACCGTACCAGCAATATGCGCTGA
- a CDS encoding YdbC family protein: MAEIKYEVVQRVAVLSQRPRGWERQLNLISWNDGEPKYDIRDWSPDGTRMGKGISLSHDELAILKGILEDMEL, from the coding sequence ATGGCAGAGATCAAATACGAAGTTGTCCAGCGTGTAGCCGTGCTGAGCCAGCGTCCCCGCGGCTGGGAGCGTCAGCTGAACCTTATCAGCTGGAATGACGGCGAGCCCAAGTACGACATCCGCGACTGGTCCCCGGACGGCACCCGCATGGGCAAGGGTATCTCCCTGAGCCACGACGAGCTGGCCATCCTCAAGGGCATTCTGGAGGACATGGAGCTGTGA
- a CDS encoding AAA family ATPase has product MRPLRLTLSAFGPYAAQTTLDLEKLGKGGLYLITGDTGAGKTTLFDAITYALYDHSSSGIREGSMLRCKYADDKTPTFVELEFEVHGVRYTVRRNPEYQRPKARGEGMTTEKADATLTYPDGRPPVTKAKDVTAAVQEIIGLDYNQFSQIVLIAQGQFTKLLNASTEERSRIFRKLFRTQRYAQLQERLQAEASALNQQRTAQNAKLDSLLGGLQFSPEDPDAEALRALCAQTVPETALTLLDALTARQAAALEKAGTALHITEAQLNKVQQQLGAAAQVQRLAQQLAARQAELAAAKPALDAARAEADRHAGDAAQLDALTAQVTQAQSALAAYDALDAVCRQQTEARDAARLAAAQAQKRRTQLDNLNAALAAAEAELAALADADTRLLALQNRSAQLTQRGEALTKLEQRLTECQRRAKRAHKAQENYRAAAAAQDEARARRDALERAFLDAQAGLLAESLVEGVPCPVCGSTHHPARALLPHTAPTQAQVEAARQAAAEADRQAQTASAAAQSALAAVNEAKTSLRRDAETLLPERFTAPEGTVPLTFALMTNVLAEEAAALQTEQADCAAQCRQAEANCRRKAQLEADRQAKTRQRPALEQAAAEADRSAAAQNASADALESQIAERRAALPYPRRADAQAALDKLEADRRTLRTGMETAQRKLKQAEQSVAAAEAAVEALTAQQTAAQKELPARSAEELTAQQTALTAAREALRSREKQLSAQLLPNRKTAAQYRAAAEARQALESRWQWVSALAATAGGTLTSKQKIKLEAYIQMNYLDRILRYANTRLMQMTAGQYELERIGAENQRSQSGLDLGVIDHYNGTRRSVKTLSGGESFKASLALALGLSDEVQSSAGGIRLDTLFLDEGFGSLDEESLELAIRVLSGLTEGDRLVGIISHVGALKDRIDRQVVVHKARTGGSTVELRV; this is encoded by the coding sequence ATGAGACCGCTGCGACTGACCCTTTCGGCCTTTGGCCCCTATGCCGCCCAGACTACCCTTGACCTTGAAAAGCTGGGCAAGGGCGGGCTGTACCTCATTACCGGCGACACCGGCGCGGGCAAGACTACCCTTTTTGATGCCATCACCTACGCGCTGTACGATCATTCCAGCAGCGGCATCCGGGAAGGCTCCATGCTGCGCTGCAAGTACGCGGACGACAAGACCCCCACCTTTGTGGAGCTGGAATTTGAGGTGCACGGCGTGCGCTACACGGTGCGCCGCAACCCGGAGTATCAGCGTCCCAAGGCCCGGGGCGAGGGCATGACCACCGAAAAGGCGGATGCCACCCTGACCTACCCGGACGGCCGTCCGCCGGTGACCAAAGCCAAAGACGTGACCGCCGCCGTGCAGGAGATCATCGGGCTGGACTATAACCAGTTTTCCCAGATCGTACTCATCGCGCAGGGGCAGTTCACAAAGCTGCTCAATGCCTCTACCGAGGAGCGCAGCCGCATCTTCCGCAAGCTGTTCCGCACCCAGCGCTACGCCCAGCTGCAGGAGCGCTTACAAGCCGAAGCATCCGCGCTGAACCAGCAGCGCACCGCCCAGAACGCCAAGCTGGACAGCCTGCTGGGTGGGCTGCAATTCAGCCCGGAGGACCCGGATGCCGAGGCGCTGCGCGCCCTGTGCGCCCAGACTGTACCGGAAACGGCGCTTACCTTGCTGGACGCCCTGACCGCACGGCAGGCTGCGGCACTGGAGAAAGCCGGCACCGCCCTGCACATCACCGAAGCCCAGCTGAACAAAGTACAGCAGCAGCTGGGTGCCGCCGCACAGGTGCAGCGGCTGGCGCAGCAGCTGGCTGCCCGGCAGGCTGAGCTTGCCGCCGCAAAGCCCGCACTGGATGCTGCCCGTGCCGAGGCCGACCGTCACGCCGGGGATGCCGCGCAGCTGGATGCCCTGACCGCACAGGTAACGCAGGCGCAGAGTGCCCTTGCGGCCTATGATGCGCTGGACGCGGTCTGCCGCCAGCAGACCGAAGCGCGGGACGCCGCCCGGCTGGCGGCGGCACAGGCGCAAAAGCGGCGCACCCAGCTGGATAACCTGAACGCTGCCCTTGCCGCCGCCGAAGCCGAACTTGCCGCACTGGCAGACGCGGACACCCGGCTGTTGGCGCTGCAAAACCGCAGCGCCCAGTTGACACAGCGCGGCGAAGCACTGACAAAGCTGGAGCAGCGCCTTACGGAATGCCAGCGACGGGCAAAACGCGCCCACAAGGCGCAGGAGAATTACCGCGCCGCTGCCGCCGCACAGGACGAAGCCCGCGCCCGGCGGGACGCGCTGGAACGGGCATTTCTGGACGCACAGGCCGGGCTGCTGGCCGAAAGCCTTGTCGAGGGCGTCCCCTGCCCGGTGTGCGGCAGTACCCATCACCCTGCCCGCGCCCTGCTGCCCCATACCGCGCCCACGCAGGCACAGGTGGAAGCCGCACGGCAGGCCGCTGCGGAAGCTGACCGGCAGGCACAGACTGCCAGCGCTGCCGCCCAGAGCGCACTGGCTGCTGTCAACGAAGCCAAAACTTCCCTCCGGCGGGATGCCGAGACCCTGCTGCCGGAGCGCTTTACCGCCCCGGAGGGCACCGTCCCCCTCACCTTTGCCCTGATGACCAACGTTCTGGCCGAGGAAGCCGCCGCCTTGCAGACGGAACAGGCAGACTGTGCCGCACAGTGCCGACAGGCTGAGGCCAACTGCCGCCGCAAGGCGCAGCTGGAAGCCGACCGGCAGGCCAAGACCCGCCAGCGCCCGGCGCTGGAGCAGGCCGCTGCCGAGGCCGACCGCAGCGCCGCCGCCCAGAATGCAAGTGCAGACGCGCTGGAGAGTCAAATCGCAGAGCGGCGCGCCGCTCTGCCCTACCCCCGGCGCGCGGACGCACAGGCGGCACTGGACAAGCTGGAAGCCGACCGCCGCACCCTGCGCACCGGTATGGAGACGGCGCAGCGCAAGCTGAAACAGGCCGAGCAGAGCGTTGCCGCCGCTGAAGCTGCTGTGGAGGCGCTGACCGCACAGCAGACCGCTGCCCAAAAGGAACTGCCCGCCCGCAGCGCCGAGGAGCTTACCGCACAGCAGACCGCGCTGACCGCCGCGCGTGAGGCTTTGCGCAGCCGGGAAAAGCAGCTTTCGGCACAGTTGCTGCCCAACCGCAAAACGGCGGCACAGTACCGCGCTGCCGCCGAGGCGCGGCAGGCGCTGGAAAGCCGGTGGCAATGGGTCAGCGCACTGGCCGCCACGGCGGGCGGCACCCTGACCAGCAAGCAAAAAATCAAGCTGGAAGCCTACATCCAAATGAACTATCTGGACCGCATTTTGCGCTACGCCAACACCCGCCTGATGCAGATGACCGCCGGGCAGTACGAGCTGGAGCGCATCGGCGCAGAGAACCAGCGCAGCCAGTCCGGGCTGGACCTTGGCGTCATCGACCACTACAACGGCACCCGCCGCAGCGTAAAGACCCTTTCCGGCGGCGAGAGCTTCAAGGCTTCGCTGGCGCTGGCGCTGGGCCTTTCGGACGAGGTGCAGAGCAGCGCCGGCGGTATCCGGCTGGATACTTTGTTTCTGGACGAGGGCTTCGGCTCTTTGGACGAGGAATCGTTGGAGCTTGCCATCCGGGTGCTCTCCGGCCTGACCGAGGGCGACCGGCTGGTGGGCATCATCTCCCATGTGGGGGCGCTCAAGGACCGCATCGACCGGCAGGTGGTGGTGCACAAGGCCCGCACCGGCGGCTCCACCGTAGAGCTGCGGGTGTAA
- a CDS encoding exonuclease SbcCD subunit D has translation MRFLHLSDLHLGKRVCEFSMLEDQRYILEQILAMLDETPVDGVLLAGDLYDKPVPPAEAVRLLDWFLTQLAARKLPVFAISGNHDSADRVAFGSALLADSRVYVSPVFTGAPQPIPLQDAHGTVDVYLLPFLKPAMVRHVWPDEPIESYNDALACVLRHCTPDPGHRSVLVAHQFVAGAAACESEEPSVGGVDSVDAALFDAFDYVALGHLHSPQKVGRETLRYCGTPLKYSFSEVGQRKSATFVELGAKGEVHITTAPLTPRHDLRGLRGSYMELTDRRRYEGTAVDDYLHITLTDEQDVPDALARLRVIYPNLMQLDYDNQRTRQQQEICAPERTESISPLEHLAAFYQLQNNQPLTAEQTAFCQELIEEIWKEGDTV, from the coding sequence TTGCGTTTTCTGCATTTATCCGACCTGCATCTGGGCAAGCGGGTGTGCGAGTTTTCCATGCTGGAAGATCAGCGGTATATTCTGGAACAAATTCTAGCCATGCTGGATGAGACCCCTGTGGACGGCGTGCTGCTGGCCGGCGACCTTTACGACAAGCCCGTTCCCCCTGCCGAAGCGGTGCGGCTGCTGGACTGGTTCCTTACCCAACTGGCGGCGCGGAAGCTGCCGGTGTTCGCCATCAGCGGCAACCACGATTCTGCCGACCGAGTGGCCTTTGGCTCGGCCCTGCTGGCTGACAGCCGGGTCTACGTCAGCCCGGTGTTCACCGGTGCGCCGCAGCCCATCCCCCTGCAGGATGCACACGGCACGGTGGATGTGTACTTACTGCCCTTTTTGAAGCCCGCCATGGTGCGGCATGTCTGGCCGGACGAGCCTATTGAGAGCTACAACGACGCCCTTGCCTGCGTGCTGCGGCACTGCACCCCGGACCCCGGCCACCGCAGCGTGCTGGTGGCGCACCAGTTTGTGGCGGGTGCTGCCGCCTGCGAGAGCGAGGAACCCTCGGTGGGCGGGGTGGATAGCGTGGACGCCGCCCTGTTCGATGCCTTTGACTATGTGGCGCTGGGGCATCTGCACAGCCCGCAAAAGGTGGGGCGAGAGACCTTGCGCTACTGCGGCACGCCGCTGAAATATTCCTTTTCGGAAGTGGGGCAGCGCAAAAGCGCCACCTTTGTGGAGCTGGGCGCAAAGGGCGAGGTGCACATCACCACCGCGCCCCTGACCCCCCGGCACGATCTGCGCGGGCTGCGCGGCAGCTACATGGAACTGACCGACCGCCGCCGCTACGAGGGCACCGCCGTGGACGATTACCTGCACATCACCCTGACCGACGAGCAGGATGTACCGGACGCGCTGGCGCGGCTGCGGGTCATCTACCCCAACCTGATGCAGCTGGACTACGACAACCAGCGCACCCGCCAGCAGCAGGAGATCTGCGCCCCGGAGCGCACCGAGAGCATCTCCCCGCTGGAACATCTGGCAGCCTTTTACCAGCTGCAAAACAACCAGCCCCTGACCGCCGAGCAGACGGCATTCTGCCAAGAACTGATCGAGGAGATCTGGAAGGAGGGCGACACTGTATGA
- a CDS encoding peptidoglycan-binding domain-containing protein, whose product MAIPGYYSLLQRGSSGPDVALVQTWLNGVRDACTWYDELKADGKFGVGTQRAVQEFQLKNKMNMDGKVGQNTWNVLYTRYTAKHGLKVPYPGIVLHTGDSGGTVRLVQQKLNSLGERLKDDGRYGAATAAAVQRFQRRNGLTADGSVGYATWEKMF is encoded by the coding sequence ATGGCGATTCCCGGTTATTATTCCCTGCTCCAGCGCGGCTCCTCCGGGCCGGACGTGGCACTTGTTCAGACATGGCTCAACGGCGTGCGTGATGCGTGCACATGGTATGACGAGCTGAAGGCGGACGGCAAGTTCGGCGTCGGCACCCAGCGTGCCGTGCAGGAGTTCCAGCTGAAGAACAAAATGAACATGGACGGCAAGGTGGGACAGAACACATGGAACGTGCTCTACACCCGCTACACCGCAAAGCACGGGCTGAAGGTGCCCTACCCCGGCATTGTGCTGCACACCGGCGATTCCGGCGGCACAGTGCGGCTGGTGCAGCAAAAGCTCAACTCTCTGGGCGAGCGGCTGAAGGATGACGGCAGATACGGTGCAGCCACCGCTGCCGCCGTGCAGCGGTTCCAACGCCGCAACGGCCTGACGGCAGACGGCAGCGTGGGCTACGCTACTTGGGAGAAAATGTTCTGA
- a CDS encoding stage II sporulation protein R, whose amino-acid sequence MLRCFSKPLPVRQMRLLCASLLAGFALCGALQGLCWGRTQLDAGAALCADTLRLHIRAASNAVTDQSAKLRVRDAVLAVMQQCPAQSAPEARAWAAGQLLQFQLSAQRALAAQGIHAPVRVYLVNMYFPARRYPTGQLPAGRYDAVRIDIGSGSGRNWWCVLYPGLCSFAQGGYALPAENDLVCGQYILRFRLVDWAHRLTARRQTVLLAG is encoded by the coding sequence ATGCTTCGCTGTTTTTCAAAACCGCTTCCCGTCCGGCAGATGCGACTGCTGTGCGCCAGCTTGCTAGCGGGCTTTGCGCTGTGCGGCGCTTTGCAGGGGCTATGCTGGGGGCGCACTCAGCTGGATGCAGGGGCTGCGCTGTGCGCCGACACCCTGCGGCTGCACATCCGGGCAGCCAGCAACGCTGTAACCGACCAGAGCGCCAAGCTCCGGGTGCGGGACGCGGTGCTTGCCGTGATGCAGCAGTGCCCGGCGCAGAGCGCACCGGAGGCACGGGCATGGGCAGCAGGGCAGCTTTTGCAGTTTCAGCTGTCGGCGCAGCGTGCACTGGCGGCACAGGGCATCCATGCGCCAGTGCGGGTGTACCTTGTAAATATGTACTTCCCTGCCCGGCGCTACCCCACCGGTCAGCTGCCCGCCGGGCGGTACGATGCCGTGCGCATTGATATTGGCAGCGGTAGCGGACGCAACTGGTGGTGTGTGCTGTACCCGGGGCTGTGCAGCTTTGCGCAGGGCGGCTACGCTCTGCCTGCCGAAAACGACCTTGTCTGCGGGCAGTACATCCTACGGTTCCGGCTGGTGGACTGGGCGCACCGGCTGACCGCCCGGCGGCAGACGGTGCTGCTGGCAGGGTGA
- a CDS encoding PFL family protein encodes MFNTGDILETIEMFTQDNLDVRTVTMGISLLDCIDPDPKKACENIYNKITTKAANLVSTVEHISAEYGIPIINKRISVTPIAMLLGACPEADPVDFAKTLDAAGKKVGVNFVGGYSALVHKGFSAGDRRLIESIPRALAETDIVCSSVNIGATKAGLNMDAIKLMGEAVKKASELTADRQCIGAAKLVVFCNAPEDNPFMAGAFHGPGEPDCEIHVGVSGPGAVRAALARLPKDAPIDEVAELVKRTAFKITRVGQLVANLASKALGVPAGIIDLSLAPTPAIGDSVANILEEMGLETCGCCGTTACLALLNDAVKKGGVMASNHVGGLSGAFIPVSEDAGMIHAAEIGCLTIEKLEAMTAVCSVGIDMVIIPGDTTPAVISALIADEAAIGMVNSKTTAVRVIPAIGRKAGEVLDFGGLLGYGPIMPVNSHDPSVFINRGGRLPAPMQSLKN; translated from the coding sequence ATGTTTAACACCGGGGATATCCTGGAGACCATCGAGATGTTCACGCAGGATAATCTGGACGTGCGCACCGTGACCATGGGCATCAGCCTGCTGGACTGCATCGACCCGGACCCCAAGAAGGCCTGCGAGAATATCTACAACAAAATCACCACCAAGGCCGCAAACCTTGTCTCCACCGTGGAGCACATCAGTGCCGAGTACGGTATCCCCATCATCAACAAGCGCATCAGCGTTACCCCCATTGCCATGCTGCTGGGTGCCTGCCCGGAGGCAGACCCCGTGGACTTTGCAAAGACGCTGGACGCTGCCGGCAAAAAGGTGGGCGTGAACTTTGTGGGTGGTTACAGCGCACTGGTGCACAAGGGCTTTTCTGCCGGTGACCGCCGCCTGATCGAGTCCATCCCCCGCGCACTGGCCGAGACCGACATCGTGTGCAGCTCGGTGAACATCGGCGCCACCAAGGCCGGTCTGAACATGGACGCCATCAAGCTGATGGGCGAGGCCGTGAAGAAGGCCAGCGAGCTGACCGCCGACCGTCAGTGCATCGGCGCTGCCAAGCTGGTGGTGTTCTGCAACGCCCCGGAGGATAACCCCTTCATGGCCGGTGCCTTCCACGGCCCCGGCGAGCCGGACTGCGAGATCCATGTGGGCGTTTCCGGCCCGGGCGCTGTACGCGCCGCGCTGGCACGCCTGCCCAAGGACGCCCCCATTGACGAGGTGGCAGAACTTGTAAAGCGCACCGCCTTCAAGATCACCCGCGTAGGTCAGCTGGTGGCAAACCTTGCCTCCAAGGCACTGGGCGTGCCCGCCGGTATCATCGACCTTTCGCTGGCTCCCACCCCTGCCATCGGCGACAGCGTGGCCAACATTCTGGAAGAGATGGGTCTGGAGACCTGTGGCTGCTGCGGCACCACCGCCTGCCTTGCCCTGCTGAACGATGCCGTGAAGAAGGGCGGTGTGATGGCCTCCAACCACGTCGGCGGCCTGTCCGGTGCCTTTATCCCGGTCAGTGAGGATGCCGGTATGATCCACGCTGCCGAGATCGGCTGCCTGACGATTGAAAAGCTGGAAGCCATGACCGCCGTCTGCTCTGTGGGCATCGACATGGTCATCATCCCCGGCGACACCACCCCTGCCGTCATCAGCGCCCTGATCGCGGACGAGGCTGCCATTGGTATGGTGAACAGCAAGACCACCGCCGTGCGCGTCATCCCTGCCATCGGCCGCAAGGCCGGTGAGGTGCTGGACTTCGGCGGTCTGCTGGGCTACGGTCCCATCATGCCGGTGAACAGCCACGACCCCTCGGTGTTCATCAACCGCGGCGGCCGCCTGCCCGCACCCATGCAGTCTTTGAAGAACTAA
- a CDS encoding ACT domain-containing protein, with translation MKAFITVIGHDTVGVVAKVAGLCTELNINIEDVTQSILQGMFAMIMLVDLSNCNVDHDQLHKRTDALAAEMGMQINVTRQEVFDAMHTI, from the coding sequence ATGAAAGCTTTCATTACCGTCATTGGACACGATACCGTGGGCGTTGTCGCAAAGGTGGCCGGTCTGTGCACCGAACTGAACATCAACATCGAGGATGTGACCCAGAGCATCCTGCAGGGAATGTTTGCCATGATCATGCTGGTGGACCTTTCCAACTGCAATGTTGACCACGACCAGCTGCACAAGCGCACCGATGCGCTTGCCGCCGAGATGGGGATGCAGATCAACGTGACCCGTCAGGAAGTTTTTGACGCCATGCACACCATCTGA
- a CDS encoding Lrp/AsnC family transcriptional regulator, with protein sequence MEQLLKILENNARLPVEDIATMLNKSPAEVAAMMDLARAQGIIKGYKTLVDWEKAKVNRVEAVIELNVSPKKSRGFDEIAATIAAFDEVESVLLMSGGYDLQLVIKGQTFQEIALFVAKRLSPLDDVLSTATHFVLRTYKKEGRLYQDEEIDERECTVL encoded by the coding sequence ATGGAACAGCTTTTGAAGATTCTGGAAAACAACGCCCGTCTGCCCGTGGAGGACATTGCCACCATGCTGAACAAATCCCCCGCCGAGGTGGCGGCGATGATGGATCTTGCCCGGGCGCAGGGCATCATCAAGGGCTACAAGACCCTTGTGGACTGGGAAAAGGCCAAGGTGAACCGCGTGGAGGCGGTCATCGAGCTGAACGTCAGCCCCAAAAAGAGCCGCGGATTTGATGAGATCGCCGCCACCATCGCCGCCTTTGACGAGGTGGAGAGTGTGCTGCTGATGAGCGGCGGCTACGACCTGCAGCTGGTGATCAAGGGACAGACCTTCCAGGAGATCGCCCTGTTTGTGGCAAAGCGGCTTTCGCCGCTGGACGATGTGCTGTCCACCGCCACTCATTTTGTGCTGCGCACCTACAAAAAAGAGGGGCGGCTGTATCAGGA